A single genomic interval of bacterium harbors:
- a CDS encoding aspartate 1-decarboxylase: protein MVRTIFRAKIHRARVTQLDLNYHGSITIDQDLLDLVDIWHNEKVQIVNANNGARLETYVIAGKRGSRVIGLNGPAARLAMPGDVISIIAYGAAEESEARTFHPKVVLLNQNNEVVESHTIPSHDDVNR, encoded by the coding sequence ATGGTCCGTACGATATTTCGCGCTAAAATTCACCGTGCCCGTGTCACTCAACTTGATCTCAACTATCACGGGAGTATCACTATTGATCAGGATTTGCTGGATCTCGTAGATATTTGGCATAATGAAAAAGTGCAGATCGTTAATGCCAATAACGGCGCCCGTTTGGAAACGTATGTGATCGCCGGAAAACGCGGAAGCCGCGTTATCGGTCTCAACGGGCCGGCCGCTCGTTTAGCCATGCCCGGTGACGTGATTTCCATCATAGCTTATGGCGCGGCGGAAGAATCCGAAGCACGGACTTTTCATCCTAAAGTAGTGCTTCTAAATCAAAATAATGAAGTCGTCGAATCGCATACAATCCCCTCGCACGATGATGTAAACCGTTAA